A window from Shimia isoporae encodes these proteins:
- a CDS encoding tripartite tricarboxylate transporter TctB family protein, translated as MALDRWIAFVILCVALAYGYAAFFTMDGLLPPFMQRNPIWPSTFPKILSVLAVLTALVILLGLEKPEEDKDGVGDIDYRKLGQYNLAHALLLLALMVAYALLLRPAGFLFSTFGFLTVGAVILGERKLHILLPVAAIASFAVWYLVDQVLGIFLRPWPFFI; from the coding sequence ATGGCGCTGGATCGCTGGATTGCTTTTGTCATTCTTTGTGTCGCACTGGCCTATGGCTATGCCGCATTCTTCACCATGGACGGGCTTTTGCCGCCGTTCATGCAACGCAACCCGATCTGGCCGAGCACATTCCCCAAGATCCTTTCGGTTTTGGCCGTATTGACCGCGCTGGTTATTCTTCTGGGCCTTGAAAAGCCCGAAGAAGACAAAGACGGAGTCGGTGACATCGACTACAGAAAACTTGGCCAATACAACCTTGCACATGCACTTTTGTTGCTGGCTTTGATGGTTGCCTATGCCCTGCTTTTGCGCCCAGCCGGTTTCCTTTTCTCGACTTTCGGTTTTCTGACAGTCGGCGCCGTAATTCTGGGTGAACGCAAGCTGCATATCCTTTTACCGGTTGCGGCCATTGCAAGCTTCGCTGTGTGGTATCTGGTCGACCAGGTTCTCGGTATTTTTCTACGCCCCTGGCCGTTTTTCATCTGA